A genomic region of Roseateles amylovorans contains the following coding sequences:
- a CDS encoding CysB family HTH-type transcriptional regulator, which produces MNLQQLRIVREAVQQNFNLTDVAAALFTSQSGVSKHIKDLEDELGVELFQRRGKRLLGLTEPGKELAVVVDRMLQDVRNIKRLAEQFSGADRGQLTIATTHTQARYALPQIVARFKAAYPRVHLVLHQGSPAEIVSLLQSGEADIGIATEALGKDDAFVTFPFYAWHHSVVVPKGHALEGRPLTLETLAEQPLITYHEGYTGRARIDASFAAAGLAPDIVMSALDADVIKTYVQVGLGVGIIAAMAFEPARDPGLSLLDASHLFPANTTRIALKRGHYLRGFAYRFLQECVDTLTEDVVRDAMELDG; this is translated from the coding sequence ATGAATCTTCAGCAATTGCGCATCGTCCGCGAGGCGGTGCAACAGAACTTCAACCTGACCGACGTGGCAGCGGCGCTGTTCACCTCGCAGTCCGGTGTCAGCAAGCACATCAAGGACCTGGAAGACGAGCTCGGCGTCGAGCTCTTCCAGCGCCGTGGCAAACGTCTGCTGGGACTCACCGAGCCAGGCAAGGAGCTGGCGGTCGTCGTCGACCGCATGCTTCAGGACGTGCGCAACATCAAACGCCTGGCCGAGCAGTTCTCCGGCGCCGACCGCGGCCAGCTCACCATCGCCACAACGCACACCCAGGCGCGTTATGCGCTGCCGCAGATCGTGGCGCGCTTCAAGGCGGCCTATCCGCGGGTCCATCTGGTGCTGCATCAGGGCAGCCCGGCGGAGATCGTCTCACTGCTGCAATCGGGCGAGGCGGACATCGGCATCGCCACCGAAGCGCTGGGCAAGGACGATGCGTTCGTCACCTTCCCCTTCTATGCCTGGCACCACTCGGTGGTGGTGCCGAAAGGCCATGCACTGGAAGGCCGTCCGCTCACGCTGGAAACCCTGGCCGAACAGCCGCTGATCACCTATCACGAGGGCTACACCGGCCGCGCGCGCATCGATGCGAGCTTCGCCGCGGCGGGCCTGGCGCCCGACATCGTGATGTCCGCACTCGATGCCGACGTCATCAAGACCTACGTGCAGGTGGGTCTGGGCGTGGGGATCATCGCGGCGATGGCCTTCGAGCCGGCACGTGATCCCGGACTCTCCCTGTTGGATGCGAGCCACCTCTTCCCGGCCAACACCACCCGCATCGCGCTCAAGCGCGGCCACTATCTGCGGGGCTTCGCCTATCGCTTCCTGCAGGAATGCGTCGACACGCTGACCGAGGACGTCGTTCGCGACGCGATGGAACTCGACGGCTGA
- a CDS encoding sulfate ABC transporter substrate-binding protein has product MNALRRTLSLLAAATLLGGATWAQAQTTLLNVSYDPTRELYQDFNAAFAKSWKAKTGETVTIKNSHGGSGKQARSVIDGLDADIVTLALAYDIDALYDHGKLVPADWQKRLPSNASPYTSTIVFLVRKGNPKHINDWPDLARSGVDVITPNPKTSGGARWNYLAAWGYALKQPGGNAESAKAFVKRIYANTKVLDSGARGSTTTFVERGIGDVLIAWENEAYLAVKELGPNKFEIVTPSLSILAEPPVSVVDKNVDKKGTRKVAQAYLEYLYSPEGQTIAAKNYYRPRDTKVAAQFAKQFAPVKLFTIDELFGGWRNAQKTHFDDGGVFDQISAAR; this is encoded by the coding sequence GTGAACGCTCTCCGCCGCACCCTCTCGCTGCTTGCTGCCGCCACCCTCCTGGGCGGGGCCACGTGGGCCCAGGCCCAGACCACGCTGCTGAACGTCTCCTACGACCCGACGCGCGAGCTGTACCAGGACTTCAATGCCGCCTTCGCCAAATCGTGGAAGGCCAAGACGGGGGAGACCGTCACCATCAAGAACTCCCACGGCGGTTCGGGCAAGCAGGCCCGCTCGGTGATCGACGGCCTGGATGCCGACATCGTCACCCTGGCATTGGCCTACGACATCGACGCGCTGTACGACCACGGCAAGCTGGTGCCCGCAGACTGGCAAAAGCGCCTGCCCAGCAATGCCTCGCCCTACACCTCGACCATCGTGTTCCTGGTCCGCAAGGGCAATCCCAAGCACATCAACGACTGGCCGGATCTGGCCCGCAGCGGCGTGGACGTGATCACGCCCAACCCCAAGACGTCCGGCGGCGCCCGTTGGAACTACCTGGCGGCCTGGGGCTATGCCCTGAAGCAGCCGGGCGGCAATGCCGAGTCGGCCAAGGCCTTCGTCAAGCGCATCTATGCCAACACCAAGGTACTGGACTCCGGCGCCCGCGGTTCAACCACCACCTTCGTGGAACGCGGCATCGGCGATGTGCTGATCGCCTGGGAGAACGAGGCCTACCTGGCGGTCAAGGAACTCGGTCCGAACAAGTTCGAGATCGTCACCCCCAGCCTGTCCATCCTGGCCGAGCCGCCGGTGTCGGTGGTCGACAAGAACGTCGACAAGAAGGGCACCCGCAAGGTGGCCCAGGCCTACCTGGAATATCTCTATTCGCCCGAAGGCCAGACCATTGCAGCGAAGAACTACTACCGGCCGCGCGATACCAAGGTGGCGGCGCAGTTTGCCAAGCAGTTCGCGCCGGTGAAGCTGTTCACCATCGACGAGCTCTTCGGCGGCTGGCGCAATGCCCAAAAGACCCATTTCGACGATGGCGGCGTATTCGATCAGATCAGCGCCGCCCGCTGA
- a CDS encoding sulfate/molybdate ABC transporter ATP-binding protein, with product MSIQVRNIHKSFGAFTALGDVSLDFPTGELTALLGPSGCGKTTLLRIIAGLETADRGQVLLDGTDASDTHVREREVGFVFQHYALFRHMTVFDNVAFGLRVKPRKHRPPEAEIKRKVHELLQLVQLDWLADRYPPQLSGGQRQRIALARALAVEPRVLLLDEPFGALDAKVRKELRRWLRRLHDELHITSVFVTHDQEEALEVADRVVLMDHGRVEQVGSPTEVYERPATPFVYGFLGAVNRFEGRSEGGVVRVGEQTLAQDLAGAAQPQGLVQAYARPHELRIVLSQDAPGLPATVERVLSFGAAARIELRGPQGEHLEAEVSREQAEALQLASGQQVRLQASRLSLFATQAA from the coding sequence ATGAGCATCCAAGTCCGCAACATCCACAAGTCCTTCGGCGCCTTCACCGCGCTGGGGGATGTCAGCCTGGACTTTCCCACCGGCGAACTGACCGCGCTGCTGGGCCCCTCGGGCTGCGGCAAGACCACCCTGCTGCGCATCATCGCCGGCCTGGAAACGGCGGATCGCGGCCAGGTGCTGCTGGACGGCACCGATGCCTCCGACACCCATGTGCGTGAGCGGGAGGTCGGCTTCGTCTTCCAGCATTACGCGCTGTTCCGCCACATGACGGTGTTCGACAACGTGGCCTTCGGCCTGCGGGTCAAGCCGCGCAAGCACCGCCCGCCCGAAGCCGAGATCAAGCGCAAGGTGCATGAGCTGCTGCAGCTGGTGCAACTGGACTGGCTGGCCGACCGCTATCCGCCGCAGCTCTCCGGCGGCCAGCGTCAGCGCATTGCGCTGGCCCGTGCGCTGGCGGTGGAGCCGCGGGTGCTGCTGCTGGACGAACCGTTCGGTGCGCTGGATGCCAAGGTCCGCAAGGAATTGCGCCGCTGGCTGCGACGGCTGCATGACGAGCTGCACATCACCAGCGTCTTTGTGACCCACGACCAGGAAGAAGCGCTGGAAGTGGCCGACCGGGTGGTGCTGATGGACCACGGTCGCGTCGAGCAGGTGGGTTCGCCCACCGAGGTCTACGAACGCCCGGCAACGCCCTTCGTCTATGGCTTCCTGGGCGCGGTCAACCGCTTCGAGGGACGCTCCGAAGGCGGCGTGGTGCGCGTCGGCGAACAGACGCTGGCGCAAGACCTGGCCGGTGCCGCGCAACCGCAGGGACTGGTGCAGGCCTATGCGCGTCCGCATGAGCTGCGCATCGTGCTCAGTCAGGACGCGCCCGGTTTGCCGGCGACCGTCGAGCGGGTGCTGAGCTTCGGCGCGGCGGCCCGCATCGAACTCCGCGGCCCTCAGGGCGAGCACCTGGAAGCCGAAGTGAGCCGCGAACAGGCCGAAGCGCTGCAGCTGGCCAGTGGCCAGCAAGTGCGACTCCAGGCCTCGCGCCTGAGCCTCTTCGCCACCCAGGCGGCATGA
- the cysW gene encoding sulfate ABC transporter permease subunit CysW, with amino-acid sequence MAGSAATLGRARSAGHYQGNPATAERRWVRWTLLTLGLGFFALFLVLPLVAVFSEALRKGWDTYLAALVEPDAISAIQLTLTAAVISVPLNVVFGVSAAWAITKHDFRGKQLLITLIDLPFSVSPVVAGLIYVLIFGAQGWFGPWLQEHDVKIIFAVPGIVLATVFVTFPFVARELIPLMQAQGRDEEEAATVLGASGWRTFWHVTLPNIKWGLLYGVILCNARAFGEFGAVSVVSGHIRGQTNTLPLQVEILYNEYQFAAAFAVASLLALLALVTLGLKQLVEWQAQRAAPTN; translated from the coding sequence ATGGCTGGATCTGCTGCAACCCTGGGCCGCGCGCGAAGCGCCGGCCATTACCAAGGCAACCCGGCCACCGCGGAGCGTCGCTGGGTGCGCTGGACCCTGCTCACGCTGGGACTCGGCTTCTTCGCGCTGTTCCTGGTGCTGCCACTGGTGGCGGTCTTCAGTGAAGCGTTGCGCAAAGGCTGGGACACCTACCTGGCCGCGCTGGTCGAACCCGATGCCATCTCCGCCATCCAGCTGACCTTGACCGCCGCCGTGATCTCGGTGCCGTTGAATGTGGTGTTCGGCGTGTCGGCGGCCTGGGCCATCACCAAGCATGACTTCCGCGGCAAGCAGTTGCTGATCACCCTGATCGACCTGCCGTTCTCGGTGTCGCCCGTGGTGGCCGGTCTGATCTATGTGCTGATCTTCGGGGCGCAGGGCTGGTTCGGTCCCTGGCTGCAGGAGCACGATGTCAAGATCATCTTCGCCGTGCCCGGCATTGTGCTGGCCACCGTGTTCGTGACCTTCCCATTCGTGGCCCGCGAGCTGATCCCGCTGATGCAGGCCCAGGGCCGTGATGAGGAAGAGGCTGCCACCGTGCTGGGCGCCAGCGGCTGGCGCACCTTCTGGCATGTGACGTTGCCCAACATCAAGTGGGGCCTGCTGTACGGGGTGATCCTGTGCAATGCCCGCGCCTTCGGCGAGTTCGGCGCGGTGTCGGTGGTGTCGGGCCACATCCGCGGACAGACCAACACGCTGCCGCTGCAGGTCGAGATCCTCTACAACGAGTACCAGTTCGCGGCGGCCTTTGCGGTCGCGTCGCTGCTGGCCCTGCTGGCCCTGGTCACGCTGGGATTGAAGCAGTTGGTCGAATGGCAGGCCCAGCGCGCGGCACCCACGAACTGA
- a CDS encoding CysB family HTH-type transcriptional regulator codes for MNFQQLRSVREAQRRGFNLTEVAQALHTSQPGVSRQIRELEDELGIDIFIRAGKRLTGLTEPGRNVMPIVERLLREAENLRRAGEDFARADRGHLRIAATHSQARYALPPAVRDFRNTHPDVSLQFQQGTPQQVARLLIDGEADIGIATEALALHPELLTLPCYRWTHTVLVPPDHPLAAEAAEGRPLTLERLAEFPIITYETGYTGRSHIDEAFSRAGIDLNVVLVAMDADVIKTYVELGLGVGIVAAIAYDEERDRLLRAIDARHLFADNLTRLAMRRDAYLRDYVYDFVETFAPPLHRAIVEQARLGSGLSD; via the coding sequence ATGAACTTCCAGCAATTGCGTTCCGTCCGCGAAGCTCAGCGCCGCGGCTTCAATCTCACCGAGGTGGCGCAGGCGCTGCACACCTCGCAGCCCGGCGTCAGCCGTCAGATCCGCGAACTGGAAGACGAACTCGGCATCGACATCTTCATCCGCGCCGGCAAGCGGCTCACCGGGCTGACCGAGCCGGGTCGCAATGTGATGCCCATCGTCGAGCGGCTGCTGCGCGAAGCGGAGAACCTGCGCCGCGCCGGCGAGGACTTCGCCCGCGCCGACCGCGGCCACCTGCGCATTGCCGCCACCCACAGCCAGGCGCGCTACGCCTTGCCGCCCGCGGTGCGCGATTTCCGCAACACCCATCCCGATGTCAGCCTGCAGTTCCAGCAGGGCACGCCGCAGCAGGTGGCCCGGCTGCTGATCGACGGCGAAGCGGACATCGGCATCGCCACCGAAGCGCTGGCGCTGCATCCCGAGTTGCTGACGCTGCCCTGCTACCGCTGGACCCACACCGTGCTGGTGCCGCCGGATCACCCGCTTGCGGCCGAAGCCGCCGAGGGCCGGCCACTGACGCTGGAGCGGCTGGCGGAGTTCCCCATCATCACCTACGAGACCGGCTACACCGGCCGCTCCCACATCGATGAGGCGTTCTCGCGCGCCGGCATCGACCTGAACGTGGTGCTGGTGGCCATGGATGCGGACGTGATCAAGACCTATGTCGAGCTGGGCCTGGGCGTGGGCATCGTCGCGGCGATCGCCTATGACGAAGAGCGCGACCGACTGCTGCGTGCGATCGATGCCCGTCATCTGTTCGCCGACAACCTGACCCGCCTGGCGATGCGCCGTGACGCGTACCTGCGCGACTATGTCTATGACTTCGTCGAGACCTTCGCGCCACCGCTTCATCGCGCCATCGTCGAGCAGGCGCGGCTGGGGTCAGGTCTTTCGGACTGA
- a CDS encoding redoxin domain-containing protein, with translation MNPTSLFSVVSRRTVLMGALLAAAVGQAHAQAQIDQPAPAFNATTADGRTLSLESLRGKTVVLEWTNHDCPYVKKHYGSGNIPAQQKEAVAKGVVWLQVISSAPGQQGFVDGPTAIKLNEQRGSAPSGTLLDPSGQIGKLYGAQTSPHLYIINPQGVLVYKGGIDSIATAKPEDIAKAEPYVKVALGELAAGKKVSQANTRPYGCSIKYAS, from the coding sequence ATGAACCCCACCTCGCTGTTCTCCGTTGTGTCCCGCCGCACCGTGCTGATGGGCGCGCTGCTGGCTGCTGCCGTGGGCCAGGCACATGCTCAGGCTCAGATCGATCAACCCGCGCCGGCCTTCAACGCCACGACGGCAGACGGCCGCACGCTCTCCCTGGAGAGCCTGCGCGGCAAGACGGTGGTGCTGGAATGGACCAATCACGACTGCCCCTACGTCAAGAAGCATTACGGCAGCGGCAACATTCCGGCGCAGCAGAAGGAGGCGGTCGCCAAGGGCGTGGTGTGGCTGCAGGTGATCTCGTCGGCGCCGGGCCAGCAGGGTTTCGTCGACGGCCCGACGGCGATCAAGCTCAATGAGCAGCGCGGCTCGGCGCCCAGCGGCACCCTGCTGGATCCCAGCGGCCAGATCGGCAAGCTCTATGGCGCGCAGACCTCGCCCCATCTCTACATCATCAATCCGCAAGGGGTGCTGGTCTACAAGGGCGGCATCGACAGCATCGCCACGGCCAAGCCTGAGGACATCGCCAAGGCCGAGCCCTATGTGAAGGTCGCGCTCGGTGAACTGGCCGCAGGCAAGAAGGTGTCGCAAGCCAACACCCGTCCCTACGGCTGCTCCATCAAGTACGCGAGCTGA
- a CDS encoding TIGR02285 family protein has protein sequence MSLARPHQFLAPPPSLAGRPPGAAIAVSMRAAVQALAVILAATVVSPTAALAAGPAVERITWLTSDNTGMPGVSDPTGVTGAMIRLISKHWPQVKHDILIANTKRSWQMIENGQQVCRANVVRTPDREKVAYFINTQLTPPPQLIVRRDQVARLPRLASGEVQLPQLLANPQLRGALIDGRSYGTALDELLAHRPANAAVTFYAPRDFGGRVLQMLSLDRADYSIDYDMALVMAGDPKGLVSAPIHGASDLVMAGIACPRTAWGLEAIRGLDRALGRPEAAASLRRGLMRWVTPETQAHYAAQFDAFYRERAKPSKIEP, from the coding sequence ATGAGTCTTGCCCGCCCGCACCAATTCCTGGCGCCTCCACCGTCTCTGGCCGGACGCCCCCCGGGCGCGGCGATTGCGGTGTCCATGCGCGCCGCCGTGCAGGCCTTGGCGGTCATCCTGGCCGCGACGGTGGTGTCACCCACGGCGGCACTGGCGGCCGGACCGGCAGTGGAGCGCATCACTTGGCTCACCTCGGACAACACCGGCATGCCGGGGGTCTCCGACCCGACCGGCGTCACCGGCGCCATGATCCGGCTCATCAGCAAGCACTGGCCCCAGGTCAAGCACGACATCCTGATCGCCAACACCAAGCGCAGCTGGCAGATGATCGAGAACGGTCAGCAGGTCTGCCGCGCCAATGTGGTCCGCACGCCCGACCGGGAGAAGGTGGCCTATTTCATCAACACCCAGCTGACGCCGCCGCCGCAGTTGATCGTGCGTCGGGATCAAGTCGCTCGCCTGCCGAGGCTGGCATCCGGCGAGGTCCAGTTGCCGCAGCTGCTCGCGAATCCGCAGTTGCGCGGCGCGCTGATCGATGGCCGCAGCTACGGCACCGCCCTGGACGAGCTGCTGGCGCACCGGCCTGCGAATGCGGCGGTGACCTTCTATGCGCCGCGCGATTTCGGCGGACGCGTGCTGCAGATGCTCAGCCTCGATCGTGCGGACTACTCGATCGACTACGACATGGCCCTGGTGATGGCAGGCGACCCCAAGGGCCTGGTGAGCGCGCCGATTCACGGCGCCAGCGACTTGGTGATGGCCGGGATTGCCTGCCCCCGGACCGCCTGGGGGCTGGAAGCCATCCGGGGGCTCGATCGGGCGCTGGGGCGACCCGAGGCGGCGGCTTCCTTGCGTCGTGGACTGATGCGCTGGGTCACGCCGGAGACCCAGGCTCACTACGCCGCCCAGTTCGACGCCTTCTACCGCGAACGGGCCAAGCCTTCAAAAATCGAGCCATGA
- a CDS encoding TonB-dependent receptor plug domain-containing protein, which produces MKLHVEVAQATGWAAALAAALATGWPLSAARAAELAAPAPSASAPTSSPTPAPAAPSTSDTALPAVVVTGSRISRIQNEGPSPVTIIRSEDLDRLGYRNVSDALNGLTENTGFTQGEDFGNTFTPAANAISLRGLGPNHTLVLVNGRRVADYPSPYNGSTNFVNIANIPSALIDRIEVLSGGASSVYGSDAIAGVVNIVLKRKVEGVTVNLRAGGTERGGGENARAQITGGFESGAWQGVLGVEFSGREPIWSRQRDFMSDSSVNGAAPSVVFGRRNAATGRYLDPGAACEAVQPLFDGSVKAVSSRTGVYCGSGRASPSFWTTQTGNRSAQAAGSLTYTVHSGLELFVEGQFGWARTENNTRGPSWTSEAAGKGYFRNSTTGLLETWTRRLSPEEIGGADRFNRRWQDATHNVAVGARGELSPTWTYEVAATSAYYLNRTTTPRLLAGVDTLLLGPKQGVDADGVAVYAADPQRLFRPLTTAEYDSIIGASKGRNSSWNQQLSASASGNWLTLPGGPLRAALVAEAGKQGFANLTDPRLGQGVFYNTTESASIRGTRDRLALGGELNAPITRQLTATLAARHDRYHFAGRNDASTTYNAGLEFRPLSSLLLRAQHATSFRAPDMNYIFSQQTRGYYSSSTDYYRCAQAGQPIDTCEFTDLSPGFNFSRNGSKDLKAERGRSWGLGAVWQPSQSFDASLDLWKIAIRDLVTDLSADRVLRDEADCRTGIKDINSPSCQDAIGRVRRNPADALVRPGEVAEILVNPINASKESTWGFDIGARYSWATQDWGRFVLNAKYTEVRSYRYQQFAGDSNNNMVGTPDFGDWPNKFNAGLTWQVGAWTHALAAQRNGKIAREDREGWLGPYWNVNASTAWQVDRRTSVGLTVNNLFDKVRRDPSATWPFYPVGYYLPYGRQAWIEVTHRFGG; this is translated from the coding sequence TTGAAGCTGCACGTCGAGGTCGCTCAAGCGACCGGTTGGGCCGCCGCATTGGCCGCGGCCCTGGCCACCGGCTGGCCCCTGTCCGCGGCCCGCGCCGCTGAACTCGCCGCCCCGGCCCCCTCCGCCTCCGCGCCCACCTCCTCACCCACTCCAGCGCCCGCTGCGCCGTCGACCAGCGACACCGCACTGCCTGCGGTGGTCGTGACCGGTTCGCGGATTTCCCGCATCCAGAATGAAGGTCCCAGTCCGGTCACCATCATCCGGTCGGAAGACCTCGATCGCCTGGGCTATCGGAATGTCTCCGATGCGCTCAACGGCCTGACGGAGAACACCGGCTTCACCCAGGGAGAGGACTTCGGCAACACCTTCACCCCGGCCGCCAATGCAATCAGCCTGCGTGGCCTCGGTCCCAACCACACGCTGGTGCTGGTGAACGGACGCCGGGTGGCGGACTACCCGAGTCCCTACAACGGCTCGACCAACTTCGTGAACATTGCCAACATCCCGTCGGCCTTGATCGATCGGATCGAGGTGCTCAGCGGGGGCGCCTCCTCGGTCTATGGCTCCGATGCAATCGCCGGCGTGGTCAACATCGTGCTCAAGCGCAAAGTGGAGGGCGTGACCGTCAATCTGCGCGCCGGTGGCACCGAGCGCGGTGGCGGCGAGAACGCCCGCGCGCAGATCACCGGCGGCTTCGAGTCCGGAGCGTGGCAGGGCGTGCTGGGCGTGGAGTTCAGCGGGCGCGAGCCGATCTGGAGCCGTCAGCGCGACTTCATGTCCGACAGCTCGGTCAACGGCGCGGCACCCTCGGTGGTGTTCGGCCGACGCAATGCCGCCACCGGGCGCTACCTCGATCCGGGCGCCGCCTGCGAGGCGGTCCAGCCGCTGTTCGACGGATCGGTGAAGGCCGTCAGCTCCCGCACCGGGGTGTACTGCGGCAGCGGCCGCGCGTCGCCGAGCTTCTGGACCACCCAGACCGGCAACCGCAGCGCCCAGGCCGCCGGCTCGCTGACCTACACGGTTCACAGCGGGCTGGAGTTGTTCGTGGAAGGCCAGTTCGGCTGGGCCCGTACCGAGAACAACACCCGGGGTCCGAGCTGGACCTCGGAAGCGGCCGGCAAGGGCTATTTCCGCAACAGCACCACCGGCCTGCTGGAGACCTGGACGCGTCGCCTGTCGCCGGAGGAGATCGGCGGGGCCGACCGCTTCAACCGTCGCTGGCAAGATGCCACCCACAACGTCGCCGTCGGCGCACGGGGCGAGCTGTCGCCGACCTGGACCTACGAGGTCGCCGCCACCAGCGCCTACTACCTCAACCGCACCACCACGCCGCGCCTGCTCGCGGGTGTGGACACCCTGCTGCTCGGGCCGAAGCAAGGTGTGGACGCCGACGGCGTGGCCGTCTATGCGGCTGATCCGCAGCGTCTGTTCCGTCCGCTGACCACCGCCGAGTACGACAGCATCATCGGCGCGAGCAAGGGTCGCAACAGCAGCTGGAACCAACAGCTCAGCGCCAGTGCCAGCGGGAACTGGCTGACGCTGCCCGGCGGTCCGCTGCGTGCGGCATTGGTCGCGGAGGCGGGCAAGCAGGGCTTTGCCAACCTGACCGATCCGCGACTGGGCCAGGGCGTGTTCTACAACACCACCGAATCGGCCTCGATCCGCGGCACCCGCGATCGTCTGGCACTCGGCGGCGAGCTGAATGCACCGATCACCCGCCAGCTCACCGCAACCCTGGCGGCGCGGCATGACCGCTATCACTTTGCCGGCCGCAACGATGCCAGCACCACCTACAACGCGGGGCTGGAGTTCCGTCCGCTGTCGTCGCTGCTGCTGCGTGCGCAGCATGCCACCAGCTTCCGGGCGCCGGACATGAACTACATCTTCTCGCAGCAGACGCGGGGCTATTACTCGTCCTCGACCGACTATTACCGCTGCGCGCAGGCCGGCCAGCCGATCGACACCTGCGAGTTCACCGACCTCTCACCAGGCTTCAACTTCTCGCGCAACGGCTCGAAGGATCTGAAGGCGGAGCGCGGTCGTTCCTGGGGCCTGGGCGCGGTGTGGCAACCGTCGCAGTCCTTCGATGCCTCGCTGGACCTGTGGAAGATTGCCATCCGCGACCTGGTCACCGATCTGAGTGCGGACCGCGTGCTGCGTGACGAGGCCGACTGCCGGACCGGCATCAAGGACATCAACTCGCCGAGCTGCCAGGATGCAATCGGCCGCGTGCGCCGCAATCCGGCCGATGCGCTGGTGCGTCCGGGCGAGGTGGCGGAAATCCTGGTCAATCCGATCAATGCCTCCAAGGAATCCACCTGGGGCTTCGACATCGGCGCGCGTTACAGCTGGGCGACGCAGGATTGGGGCCGCTTCGTGCTGAACGCCAAATACACCGAGGTGCGGAGCTATCGCTATCAGCAGTTCGCCGGCGACAGCAACAACAACATGGTGGGCACGCCGGACTTCGGCGACTGGCCGAACAAGTTCAATGCCGGTCTGACCTGGCAGGTCGGCGCCTGGACGCACGCGCTGGCCGCGCAGCGCAACGGCAAGATCGCCCGGGAAGACCGCGAAGGCTGGCTGGGACCGTACTGGAACGTCAATGCCAGCACCGCGTGGCAGGTGGACCGCCGCACAAGCGTCGGCCTGACGGTCAACAACCTGTTCGACAAGGTGCGGCGCGACCCGAGCGCGACCTGGCCGTTCTATCCGGTGGGCTACTACCTGCCGTACGGCCGGCAGGCCTGGATCGAAGTGACGCATCGATTCGGCGGCTGA